Sequence from the Magallana gigas chromosome 4, xbMagGiga1.1, whole genome shotgun sequence genome:
AATGCCCAATAAAAATCTGTCACTTTTCTAACACAAAATATGTGTGAGAGTTTTCcggatttttcttttcttccgTCGGTTCAGACTCTGGGGTTATATAGTCACCATCAATAGCTTCTGGTTCGTAATCAGTTTTTGTGCGCGCCAATTTATCGTAGGAATCTGCACAACTTCCTTCGTTGATTGAGACGTTAGAGAGCTCGTCATAGCCAGTTTTATCGTTAAGATTTTCTCTGCTTAATTTAGGGGTGAGATAACCCGCTTTATCTTCATCCAACCCACCAGAGGGCGCTGTAGGTAGTGGCCTACTTCCGGTGCTTCCTCCGCTACCTTCCATTTTCTCAAAAGTAGTCGTGTCGTCACTTGCGCGGAAGGATCTCTGTAACTAAAAAATTGCGCATATGTGAATTTAAATTCGAAGGTAATGTAAAGtggaacaaaatatttttgttaactaGTATACATAGGTTTTTATGATTGCTTCAAAGAGCAGATAACTTTGCTGTACCTTGgttaattcataaaataattagGGGATTGTATACACTTACATGTTTTTCGTCGATCTCGGCGTACACTTCTGAGTTGGTCCTCATGAATTCCTTGTAGCGGGTGGAGGGTTCTGGGGAATGATGGAACGCTACTTTATCCTGCATGGGAGGGCTGTGACGTAGAACAATAGTCAATCAATAAAACTGTATCCAAGTACTGTCTATCAAACTGACCCGCTAAAAACTTCGTTAACAGTTGGACCTGTGTGGTTTGTAGCTAGTAGTGTACTCGCATACTACATGTACCAGCAAAATAATTCCGATTCTCTCATCTTTGAAATTGtggtttttatattattttttatatgtaaattgatAATACTGATTATGTTTCATACCTTGACTTTTTCCGTCGAGCAAAACAAACAATTGCGATGATCAGAATGAGGACAAATATTCCACCAATAGCTGCTCCGATTACAGCTGACGTCGGCAGGGAGGAGGACCCGGATGTTGACATTTGACCCTGTCCACCTGGTACAGAGGAGACTGTGGATTGGCcggctaaaaaaaaaaatatcaaagcatGTAAACGAAATTTGGAATTCTTATCATCACCCAACAGGTATATGGCTTGGGACAAATATGGCAACTGAAGAAAGTCAAtgctatataaatatataaaatataaaatatatttgtttgtgGGATGGGTGGTAGGTGTGGTCGGGGCGGGTGTATACGTTCGTGTGAGTCGCTGACAGAGATCGTatgtatatgattatatatacaatgtttGTATAGATGTATTCGTGGGAGAAGAGTATGTGTGGAATGTTTTGGGGGTAGTAGCTGATGTTCCCTGACCATGATCTATATGTATGTGTCTGTGCATTAGCAAACTGAACCGTTTGTATGTGTTTGTGCATTACCGTATGTGTTTTATAGACTAGCTGTATTTACCAGAGTgtgtgagttttttttttaatttgggggTGGAGTGGTGTGGGGTTGGATGGGGCGGAGGTTGAGGTATTTACATGGTACTCCCTAACGGTGGCGTCCGTGAAAGTTCAGCtcctgtgtgtgtgtgtgtgtgtgtatgttttGTGTCCGTGATGTGGGTCTGTGGGCTAgtgtatatgtgtgtgtgtgtggggtggAGGTGTGTTTACCTGTCAGTCCCTGACAGTGGCGTCTGTGGAAGTCCTTGACCATCACCAGCTCCTCCCTCAGATCCTTGTTGACGATTTCCGCGGCACTCACACATTTGTCCCTCCCCAACACGCTGGCCATACAAACCAACGATTCGTTGATCTTCCTGAAACATTCAGATTAGCATCGATGTATAAAGAGCTTATAAATACATGTtccataaatgtataatatccCACTGCATGTACAAGTTCACAAAGGAATTTATCGCATCCACAGATCTAGAGTAGGGTTTACGGTCCGTCCGCCCTCCACCTTTCAAGTCAACTTCTACTAAAGAATAAACCTATTTAGTCATTTATTTAGTTATGCATGCATTGGTACTACAGCAAACACTATCAAAGACAAGGTGCTCCAATTTATGAATATCCATGTTACCCTAAACATACTATAATAAAAATCTGAGTGTAAACACTCTTGATCTTACTTCTAAACGAGAGCTTATCCATCCCATAACCATCAACAAGGACCAGGCCTTGCCATGGTTTAACATGCAAAGATTTAATGGATAgagtaaaagtttaaaatttgaataaaaacctAAACCCCCATCTTAAAAACAATCTGTAGATTCACGAGACGCAAAAACTGCTTCCGGGTCCTTAATCTACACAGTTTCTGTCAAATCAACAGAATTTGATCTGTAGAGCTTGATTTTTCTACTAATACTTGtatgttttatcaaaacaaCATACAAGTAAAATAATCTTCCTCATTCTAAAGTTCAACTCCAAAAGCTCATccatttatttccttattttctaCTTAAGTATGCTATTTATTATcttttataatcaaataaatctgagaatcaaaaaaaaatcctggTATTTGTAAATTGCAATTGGTCATACACCTCATAagtgtatattttattgaatgttgAAATGATGCACTAGTACATACTATTAAAGAACATATCGATATTTTCTTACCCACAAGCCTCTGAATAATTTCCGGTCGCTGGATCTGCATTCTGATTGGATGCTTCCGAAACGTCATCAATGTCATCGGGTAAATTCTCGAAACATTTGGCTGATTTTATACAGCATCTGTATCCTTCGGGGGAATTCCGAAAATCTGCAATGAAAAGAAACAGTCACTCAGTCAAGTTCGTGCACCTGTACCTAGATGTGTTAAACATTGCATGTAAACACATTGATAGATATTACaattaaactttgaaaaatttttgGCAAAGAGATGGCAACTTTTTGTCTAAGAACGGAAACAGCATAGCTTGTCTTCAAGTGAAATACGAAATGAATTTCGATTGGCGGATTTGAAGTCTTATTCGAATCTTCAACCTGCCTGTAGATGTTTCAATAGCTTACTAAAGAtgagatagagaaaaaaaaagagtcaACTAGACAACACAGACACAAGGACAGAGACATCATTGGATAACATGTTAATACTATCTAAATCGTTGTAAACTCCTACCCTGAAAGTCCTCCTTATCACACATGATTAGGGCAACGTAAGTGTTACTACAAAGATCTACAATGTTCAACGCCAGATAAAactcttttcattttttatgtgaaTGAGTTAATAATGAGAGTGTTGTAGTAATTAATGACACGGCCCAGTATTTTGGACAGCAGGTTAAAACCCTCCGTACATACATTATAGGTAAGCTCACACAGTCgcaaatcaaatttcatataatagcacagtttgtatttttctgtcatttcatttcattgttgaatattatttttaatctgGTCATTAAATTCactgcctctctctctctctctctctctctctctcttcgtgactttttataaaaaaaaaacaaaacagcaaCACATCACAAAAGAATTTGCCCCGGAGCGATATGAACTTCCGGAACATGCTGTAACAAATCAAACGCGCCCTAATAGGTTTAATGGCGGCCATAGTCACGCGGCAATCCCCGCCTGCATGTACACAACCTTGCTCGGTCAGTCCACATAGAGATGAATCATACACATCACGATGGTCTCTGGTTTGTACTTAAAGTACTCCCAAGTACTATATACGTGTCTCGCTTGCGTCTTGTTAAAACAGCTTTCGCCTCTCACAGTATTATGTACAAACAAGTGCGTGATAATCCAGGCAATTTTTCTTCCTGTATGTTTTCGACcaaaagataaacaaaagtTCCCTTTTTCTTCCCTGAGAATTTGTCGACTAGTGAATCCATGTAATCAAATGATTTTGGGTAAACGAATCGAAACACagcaaaataatataaaatccaATTTACATGACAGGCACACAGATGACACAAAATAGATTCATCTACTATTTAATGAATATGACATAATAGAACCAAGGATTCGAACTCACAACGATAAACACCGCTCCACTGCCGACAGATCCAGACTTCAAACGACGTTAGTCTCCTGGCGGTGCGTTCGATACCCGAGGTAGAGTTAGACATGGCTACAGAACGGCGGACTCGATGGCTAGAGTGTAGTGGACTCAATGATTGTAGGTCATTTTGACTGTTAGGGCTAGTATGATTCATGAGTTTTCTTTAAGGTAAACAACTGTATGATCGCTGACATTAAGAAATCCAGTAATGGCGGAACCGATGAAGGGGGAACAGTGATTGACGTCACAGTAGTGCATTACGCGAGTTGTGGGGGACTTGTAATTCATCAATATTGTAATTCGTTCCactaatatcttttttatttgttttattaatagaTCTAGTCCATTAAAGACGACGACATTGTCATGGTTCAATGAACGCACGCTAGGAAGAACAATTATAGGCTCCTGTTGTTTGTGTGATAAAGAATTCAAACATCAACCAATCAGTCGTATGTTTACGTGATAAACTCATGAGTTGTAataataactatttataagcTCTAGATCTGCTTTCTGATTAATATTCTCTGTATTAATAATCATATTCAATATACTCTGCCTGCATAAAGCTATCATGCTTGAAAATATAGTTCTCTATATATAACTAGCCTTGGGAAATACAATTCTTAATATGTAGATAATTCACTCACGATCTTGATATTCTAACCGCTTGTGTTGAAAATAGAACAAGGACACTTCATTCCCTAATTCCGACTTTTCTATAGctagtttataaaattaaaaaccgATTTCCTGGAAGTTATTATAGAAATGTATGTGAAAACGAATCAATATTTTACAGCTTCCTCGCTGCATGGGAAATACATATAGCAACATACATTTCAATTGTCATGTGCCATGACTTGTGTTACCTGTATGTAAAGTCAGAGCGAGAAAGCATGTCCCCGTAAGTATCACAAGCCTGTTTTGAACATGTccttctcccccccccccatcctttTTACCGACCATATCATAGTCGAACCATATTAAATTCCTCTCCCCCAAAATGTCTAATTTGCACGTCTTACTATTCCTTCGTATGATACTAGAACTAGGTTTACCTCGAGCACTCTCATCCCCGCAGTCTAGCTTCCCTCTACTTCCTAGCTGATACCCCGACACGCCTCCCGTCAGTGGGGCAGTCCACGGCCCGGGAGACGGGCCGGACCCCCTCACAGCGTCACCACGGTCCGGAGGTCTTTTGCCTGACGGTGATGGATCCTCATTCATGCCCCGCGGGGTTTTGTTTTGACGGGGTATCTCCAGATTCTGATCCGCTCCATCGTTCTGTGGCAAGTCCTTGAAGTTTGGCATTTGACCGGAAGTCGGTACTCGGTcctctgttgttgttgttgtaactTCCGGTGATTGTGTTTTACCATTTAACTCACGTGGAATGACCAGTTTCATAGACCCGTCAAAAATGGGTCTGGTCCGTCCACGCGAGGCCCCGGGGATTAGGCGCGGGCCCCGTGCATCCCCTTGTTTTCCCGGAACCGTTCCTCTGACGTCACCAAAGAAACCCGGTCTTGAATTCTCGTTGAATTTTTGCTGCTCCGACTTTCGTTTCAAAATATCCCCTTTGAATTCTTTACCAAACAGAGCCATGTCACACTTAAACTTTGGATCCGCCTCGCTATTTACAGAAATCTCTGAATATGTCCTTCTACTTGTACACAATGAGCAAGGTGACTCCTGCTGCTCGGTGCTTCAGTGGCCGACAAGACTTAGACTA
This genomic interval carries:
- the LOC105326467 gene encoding uncharacterized protein isoform X3; translation: MALFGKEFKGDILKRKSEQQKFNENSRPGFFGDVRGTVPGKQGDARGPRLIPGASRGRTRPIFDGSMKLVIPRELNGKTQSPEVTTTTTEDRVPTSGQMPNFKDLPQNDGADQNLEIPRQNKTPRGMNEDPSPSGKRPPDRGDAVRGSGPSPGPWTAPLTGGVSGYQLGSRGKLDCGDESARDFRNSPEGYRCCIKSAKCFENLPDDIDDVSEASNQNADPATGNYSEACGKINESLVCMASVLGRDKCVSAAEIVNKDLREELVMVKDFHRRHCQGLTAGQSTVSSVPGGQGQMSTSGSSSLPTSAVIGAAIGGIFVLILIIAIVCFARRKKSSPPMQDKVAFHHSPEPSTRYKEFMRTNSEVYAEIDEKHLQRSFRASDDTTTFEKMEGSGGSTGSRPLPTAPSGGLDEDKAGYLTPKLSRENLNDKTGYDELSNVSINEGSCADSYDKLARTKTDYEPEAIDGDYITPESEPTEEKKNPENSHTYFVLEK
- the LOC105326467 gene encoding uncharacterized protein isoform X1, whose amino-acid sequence is MDNSVVDVTSLLVDADEVNSSSRPTTPSLFHQRLKINHASTVAQEKEDSRLENAQFSRKQDKLLKIERKREKKEQKMEAKRERKGRNSNPDFNTQNGEAAREVTTKAPHKPTFDLAGNIVTRPPPVKQTTSDDVLLPGTTKSPHSWLDVGPPLILLTTKSPDAVTAAPDSTRVPVKTTPSTPVSTRSSTTSSTGSSVFGGHSPLPPSSTPSTADPQGTFIPHPSSRSPTHTIDLTHDLNDKINLNLRNLTDLHNATNISITINVVDKGGPDNDKLLDRWRKRQARRLKCPNEEKYFRNSPEGYRCCIKSAKCFENLPDDIDDVSEASNQNADPATGNYSEACGKINESLVCMASVLGRDKCVSAAEIVNKDLREELVMVKDFHRRHCQGLTAGQSTVSSVPGGQGQMSTSGSSSLPTSAVIGAAIGGIFVLILIIAIVCFARRKKSSPPMQDKVAFHHSPEPSTRYKEFMRTNSEVYAEIDEKHLQRSFRASDDTTTFEKMEGSGGSTGSRPLPTAPSGGLDEDKAGYLTPKLSRENLNDKTGYDELSNVSINEGSCADSYDKLARTKTDYEPEAIDGDYITPESEPTEEKKNPENSHTYFVLEK
- the LOC105326467 gene encoding uncharacterized protein isoform X2 — protein: MDNSVVDVTSLLVDADEVNSSSRPTTPSLFHQRLKINHASTVAQEKEDSRLENAQFSRKQDKLLKIERKREKKEQKMEAKRERKGRNSNPDFNTQNGEAAREVTTKAPHKPTFDLAGNIVTRPPPVKQTTSDDVLLPGTTKSPHSWLDVGPPLILLTTKSPDAVTAAPDSTRVPVKTTPSTPVSTRSSTTSSTGSSVFGGHSPLPPSSTPSTADPQVDKGGPDNDKLLDRWRKRQARRLKCPNEEKYFRNSPEGYRCCIKSAKCFENLPDDIDDVSEASNQNADPATGNYSEACGKINESLVCMASVLGRDKCVSAAEIVNKDLREELVMVKDFHRRHCQGLTAGQSTVSSVPGGQGQMSTSGSSSLPTSAVIGAAIGGIFVLILIIAIVCFARRKKSSPPMQDKVAFHHSPEPSTRYKEFMRTNSEVYAEIDEKHLQRSFRASDDTTTFEKMEGSGGSTGSRPLPTAPSGGLDEDKAGYLTPKLSRENLNDKTGYDELSNVSINEGSCADSYDKLARTKTDYEPEAIDGDYITPESEPTEEKKNPENSHTYFVLEK